In Rhodococcus qingshengii JCM 15477, the sequence TGCTTTGATCGGCATCTGCAGATCCACCAACAAATCCAGATCCTTCTCGGCGGGACGTCCGAGGGTCGTCAGATAGTTGCCGACGATCACGGCGTTGATTCCGCCGAGGATGCCCTGCTTGGCACCCAGGTCGCCGAGAGTGATCTCGCGTCCACCTGCGAAGCGCAAGATCGTGCGAGGCAGCGCGAGACGGAAAGCGGCCACGGACTTGAGCGCCTCGCTGGCGGGCAGCACGTCCAGATCACCGAACGGCGTACCCGGACGCGGGTTGAGGAAGTTGAGCGGGACCTCGTCCGGCTCCAGTTCAGCCAGGTTGGCCGCGAATTCTGCGCGCTGCTCCAGCGATTCACCCATGCCGAGGATTCCGCCGCAGCACACTTCCATGCCTGCTCCACGAACCATCCGAAGCGTGTTCCACCGCTCTTCCCACGAGTGCGTGGTCACGACGTTCGGGAAATGCGACTTCGAAGTTTCCAAGTTGTGGTTGTACCGGTGCACACCCATGGCGGCCAGTTGGTCGACCTGCTCCTGGGTGAGCATGCCGAGCGAGCAGGCGATCTGGATGTCGACCTCGTTGCGGATCGCCTCGATGCCTGCGGCAACCTGAGCGAGCAACCGGGCGTCGGGTCCGCGGACGGCGGCCACGATGCAGAACTCGGTAGCGCCCGACTTCGCAGTCTGCTTGGCAGCTTCCACCAAGCTCGGGATGTCCAACCACGCCGCGCGAACCGGCGACTGGAAGAGTCCGGACTGCGAGCAGAAATGGCAGTCCTCAGGGCAGCCGCCCGTCTTCAGGCTGATGATGCCCTCGACCTCGACCTCCGGTCCACACCACTTCATACGCACATCGTGGGCGAGAGCCAGCAGGTCTTCGAGCCTGTCGTCGTCGAGTCGGAGTACGTCGAGCACCTGGCTTTCGGTCAGGCCAACTCCTCTTTCGAGAACTTGCTCGCGCGCCTGGTCGAGGATGTCGACCGTCGCAGGGGCCGTGCTAATCGGGGGCGGGGTCACAGACGTCTCCTTCGAAACCAGCAAAATTGAACACCGTACAAGTTGAACGGTGTTCACGTTAGAGACGTGGTGGAATACTGTCAAAGGCGGGTCCGATCGACATTCGATCGAGAGCGCTCCACAGCGGGACGAAACGAGGGGAACAACAAGTGCAGTTGCGACGCGGCGACGTGCTGGACGGCGCCATGGCGATACTCGACGAGTTCGGACTTGCCGACCTCACGATGCGCAGGCTCGCAACCTCACTAGGTGTCCAACCCGGCGCTCTCTACTGGCATTTCCCGAACAAACAGACCTTGCTCGGCGCGGTTGTCGACAAGATCCTCGAAGACCTCGACGCCCCCGTTGACGCGGACACGTGGCAAGAGGCGTATTCCGAACTGGCACACAGACTTCGGTCTGCCCTACTGGCGCACCGCGATGGCGCCGAGTTGGTCAGCGCCACCTTCGCTTCGCGGATGACGAACAGCAAGGTGCGCGAGCATTTCGTACAAGCCGGGCAAGAATCCGGTCTCTCACGCGAGCACGCCCAACTCGCGGCGTACGCCCTGCTGTATTACGTACTCGGCCATACCGTGGACGAGCAGTCCCGAGCGCAGATGGAAGAAATGGGGGCACTTACCCGAGCACCCATTTCCCCCGACTCCCCCGAGGTGATCGGCGGCGGTTCCGACGAGGACCTCCTCGACGGCGATCCGACAGTGCGCTTCCAGTTCGGCCTGGACCTGTTCATCGACGGCATTCGCACTCGCCTGAATTCGATCCCCGATTCAACGCCCATCGAATCGGCTCTACGACACTCCTGACAGTCGGAGTACTGCAGTAGTGCCGGCCGCGACAATCACCACGACCACCAACGGCGCCTTGAACCAGGCGCAGATGCCTCCGGCCACCACGCCGAGCATCCGCGCCGGCCCCGCAACGTCATGCCCGGTGAAGACCGTCGATGTCACAACCACTGCGAGCAGCAGCACCACGACAGCACGATCGAGGGTTTTCTCGGCGAAGCCGGAGAGCTTCACCCGAGCGCGGAGCAGAACGCCACTTGCCCGCAAAGCGTAAGAACCGCAAGCGAACACGACGATACCGATCCAGACCGACGCGGTATTCATCGAACCTTCTCCCGGAACGGTATCGTCACCGCGATACTCAGCAGCGCAACGAGCGGAGCGGTACCCGACGGCAGGAACGGCGACGTGGCCACCGCGACTGCTGCACCGATCACAGCGGCAAGCAATGTCACCTTTTCCTTCAGCGCAGGCAAGACAAGGGCCAGAATGACAACCGGAAACGCGGCATCCAATCCCAACGCGCCGGGGTCTCGGACGACTCTGCCGAGCAGCCCGCCCAGGAGAGCTCCGATCGGCCACGACACCGCGATCCCGATTCCACAGAACCAAAAAGCCGCACGCTTGCGCTCCA encodes:
- the bioB gene encoding biotin synthase BioB, whose product is MSTAPATVDILDQAREQVLERGVGLTESQVLDVLRLDDDRLEDLLALAHDVRMKWCGPEVEVEGIISLKTGGCPEDCHFCSQSGLFQSPVRAAWLDIPSLVEAAKQTAKSGATEFCIVAAVRGPDARLLAQVAAGIEAIRNEVDIQIACSLGMLTQEQVDQLAAMGVHRYNHNLETSKSHFPNVVTTHSWEERWNTLRMVRGAGMEVCCGGILGMGESLEQRAEFAANLAELEPDEVPLNFLNPRPGTPFGDLDVLPASEALKSVAAFRLALPRTILRFAGGREITLGDLGAKQGILGGINAVIVGNYLTTLGRPAEKDLDLLVDLQMPIKALNDTL
- a CDS encoding TetR/AcrR family transcriptional regulator C-terminal domain-containing protein — its product is MQLRRGDVLDGAMAILDEFGLADLTMRRLATSLGVQPGALYWHFPNKQTLLGAVVDKILEDLDAPVDADTWQEAYSELAHRLRSALLAHRDGAELVSATFASRMTNSKVREHFVQAGQESGLSREHAQLAAYALLYYVLGHTVDEQSRAQMEEMGALTRAPISPDSPEVIGGGSDEDLLDGDPTVRFQFGLDLFIDGIRTRLNSIPDSTPIESALRHS
- a CDS encoding AzlD domain-containing protein — its product is MNTASVWIGIVVFACGSYALRASGVLLRARVKLSGFAEKTLDRAVVVLLLAVVVTSTVFTGHDVAGPARMLGVVAGGICAWFKAPLVVVVIVAAGTTAVLRLSGVS